The window GCAGATACCGCGCGGCCAGGCTCAGACCCGGCGTCGTCGGCAGATCCGTGAGCAGGGCCCGCTGCAGCGTCTCGGCGATGTCGCGGTTGTGCTCGAAGCGCCGGGCGTTGTCGATCGCGATGCTGGCCCGCCGGGTCAGCTCGATCAGCATCACCGCGTCGTCCGGGTCCCAGCGCGCACCGGGCGGCGACAGCGTCAGGACGCCCAGCGGTGCCCGCCGCGTCGGCAGCGGGACGCACAGCAGTGGCCGACCGGGATCCAGCACCGACGGCGGCTGGTCCTCGACACCGGGCAGGCCACCGGGATGATCGGCGGCGTACTGGGGCCGGCCGGTGCGGGCCGCGACCACGGCGGCGGCCGGATGCGGCGCCGACCCGTGCCGGTCGTCCTCGTGGTCGAACAGCCAGATGTCGACGCTGCGCGCGTACTCCGGCACCAGCAGGTCCGGCAGCCGGCGCACGATCTCCTCGTGGTTGAGCGAGGTCGTCAGCACGGCACTCGCGTCCGCGAGGAAGGTCAGCCTGCGGCGGGCGCTCTCCGCCTCGTTGCGCGCGCTGCGCTCGGCGGCGAACGCCTCGCGCTGGGCCCGCCCGGCCGCGTCCAGCTCCGCGTGCAGCGCCAGGACGCCCTGGTTCGTCTGGTGCAGCTCCTCGCGGTGGAAGGAGACCAGGTCCTCCTGCTCGGTGAGCTTGTCCAGCACCACGGCCGTGTCCTCGTCGGCACCGAGCAGCGCCTCCGCGAGGGCGGCCGGGTCGTCCGCGACGGTGCCGCTCTCCCCGGCCCGGGCCGCCTCGGGGCAGGGGACCGTGACCTCCCACGGCGGCTCACCGGCCGCGGCGGACGCCTCCGGCGACGGGGTCACCACGGCGTGCAGCAGGCCCTCCTCTGCGGGGGAGCCGGCCAGGTCCATGGTGAGCAGCCACGTGCCGCCCTTGGTGAGGCATTGGCGCAGCTGGGCGCTGAGGGCGGTGGCCAGCCTCGTCCGTTCGACGGTGGACACCCCGTACGCGGCGGCCAGGCGCGCGAGGGCGATGCGGGCACGTGCCGCATCGGTGACGGTGGTGATCTGCCAAGTGCGCATCATGGGCGGTCCGGCGGGGTCGGAGTCAGCACGGCCACGGCGGTGTCGTCCCGCACCGGCCGGGCGGGACTGCTCGCGTCACGTATCGTCACGGCGGCCGTCACGGCCGGGTCGGCCAAGGGCGGACCGGGGTCGGACGGCGGCGTCCAGCGGCTGGGCAGGCCGTCGGTGTGCAGGATCAGCAGCCGGTCGTCCCCCCAGTCGGCCTCCTCCTCGCGGAGGGTGCCGGGCCGGTGGACACCGACGATGCCGGGCCGCGACAGCAGATGACGCCAGGTGCCGTCCATGTGCAGCCGGGCCCCCACGTTGCCGATGCCGGCGAACCGCAGCCGCCCGGCCCGCAGGTCGAGCTGGGCCAGGGCGACGGCAGCGCCCCGGGTGCCCTTCAGCGCGTCGTGCAGCTGCCGCAGCGCCTCGGCGGGGGAGAGGTGGGCCCAGCGGTGCAGCGCCGCGACCGCGGCGGACGAGGCACGAGCGGCGTCCGGGCCGTGCCCCAGACCGTCCGCCAGCATCAGTGTCATCCTCTCCCCGGCCCGCACCCACGCCCAGGCGTCGCCCGAGCAGTCGGCTCCGGCGTACGGGATGTTCACGCCTCCGGCCCGCACACCTGGGGCCGGGCGGGACCAGGGGCCGTTTCCTGCTTCGTTCCCGGCTTCGTTCCCGAGGACACCACCGTTCCCGGGCCCGCCGCCGGACCACCCCGGGACGGCACCCCCCGGCAGGCCCGGCCCGGGCATGTCGCCCCAGCTCCCCGAGGCCCCGTCGGCCCACACCCGCACGGCCGGCCCGGCGGGCGTGCCGTCGCCGCGGGAGGCGGTGCCCACGCGGGCGACCGCGACCGTGCCGCGGCCGGGCCTGCTGTGCAGGCCGAAGTCGTCGGCGAGCCGCAGACACGTGCCGAGGCCCGCGCCCAGCGAGCGGGTCGTGGAGAAACCGTCGCGCAGCGCCGCGGGCACGTCGGCGATGCCCGGGCCGTGGTCGATCGCGGCGATCTGCACGACCCGGGGCTCCTCGCGTCCCTCCCGCAGCACGGGCCGCGCCACGACGTCGATGAGCACCTGACCACCCTCGGCGTGCTTGAGCAGATTCGTGGCGAGCTCGGTCGCGACCAGCGCGGCGGCCGCGGTGCGCCGCTCGTCGAGACCGGCCAGCGCGGCCGCGTCCTCCGCGGCGACCCGCGCGTCGCGCACCCGTGTCGAGTCGCGCACCGGGACGTCCCACACGCGCGGCATCAGGCCTCCTCGCGCGGACGCGGCGGCTGGGCGACCCAGCAGGTCACCCGCACGGTCGTGCCGTCGCCCGGCGTGCTGTCGATGTGGAAGTCGTGCACCAGGCGCCGCGCGCCGCTCAGCCCCATCCCCAGCCCGCCGCCGGAGGTGTAGCCGTCGCAGAGCGCCCGGTCCAGGTCGGCGATGCCCGGCCCCTCGTCGGTGAAGGACAGCCGCAGGCCCTGCGCGCCCGCGCTGCCGACCCGCGTCGCCTCCATCTGCCCACCACCCCCGTGCACCAGGGTGTTGCGGGCCAGCTCACTGGCCGCGGTGACCAGCTTGGTCTGCGCCACCAGGCCGAAGCCGAGCCGGGCGGCGGCCTGCCGTACGTGCTGTCGCACCCACACCAGGTCCAGATCCGACCGGATGGGCAGGCAGGCCTCCACGCCCGCGGCGGTGTGCATCACGGACTCTCCTGACGCCCGCCGCCGGGACCGGTCACCGGCGTCCGCCGCGAGAGGAGCTCCAGGCCCGCCTCGGCGCTGAGCGCGGTACGCAGCCCCGGCAGCGTCAGTCCCAGTTCCACCAGGGTGATCGCGACCGCCGGGCGCATTCCGGCCACCACGGTCCGCGCGGCCAGCAGCTTGGCCTGCGCGGCGATCTCGGCCAGCACCCGGCCGAGGAAGGAGTCCACGATCTCCACGCCGGAGATGTCGATGAGGACCCCGCGCACCCCGGTGCGGGAGATGGTCTCCGCGAGATCCTGCTGGAGCTGCTGCGCCGTGCTGTCGTGCAGGTCCCCCTGGAGCGTGACCAGGAGGACGTCGCCGAGCCGCAGGACCGGCACATGGCCCGTGGCGGGACGGAGGTAGGCGTCGCTCACCGCTGTCCCGCACCCGCGTTCACGATGTCCGCGCCGAGCTGGTGCAGCGCGTACCCCAGCGCGTCGGCGAGGTTCGCGCGGGTGATCACGTCCAGATCCAGACCGAGGTGGACGATCGTCTGCGCGATGGCGGGACGGATGCCGGAGACGATGCACTCGGCGCCCATCAGCCGCGCGGCGGCGACCGTCTTCATCAGGTGCTGTGCCACCAGCGAGTCGACCGTGGGCACACCGGTGATGTCCAGGATCGCGAACCGGGCGTGCTGGTCGACGACGGCGTCCAGCAGCGTCTCCATGACCACCTGGCTGCGGGCACTGTCGAGCGTCCCGATCAGCGGCACGGCCACGATGCCGTCCCACAGCCGGATGACGGGCGTGGCCACCTCCATCAGCTGCAGCCGCTGCCGGTCGCTGAGCGCCTCCCACTCGCTCAGCGCCGTCTGCATGGCCACCAGCCGCAGGGTGCCCATCAGCACGGCGAACGCCGTCGAACACGCCCGCAGGTGCTCGGGCGGAGCCTGCTCCAGATCGGCGACCAGCAGGTTCTCGACGGGCGGCCGCAGGGCGGCCAGCTCGCTGGAGACCTGGGTGTTGGACAGACCGGCACGAGAGCGGGCCGCGCCCATCCGGGCGAGCTGCTCCCGCACCGCGCTGAACCCCGCGGAGTCCGGGTCCTCCACCTGGTCCGAGTCGGCCACCCGCGCCAGCGCGTCCACGACGGCCTTGCCCGCCTCCACCGCCTCGTCGCGAGAGACGGTGAACACGGTGCGGAACAGGGGCTCGTCCGCCCACCGCTGGGCGATCTGTTCCCGCCGGCGGTGCAGGAAGTCCCTGACCTCCCGGGTGGGCGTGGCGAGCTGTCCGTCCGCTTCGTGCTCCGGCACCTGGTTCTCTCCTCATCCGCGTTTCGTCCGCGTTGCGTCGACCGAGCCCGCTTCGGAAACGAGAACGGCGTGGTGACACTTGCCGGGCGACAACTCTAACCATGCCCCGACCTCGTACGACACCGGATCCGGCGCGAGCGATCCGGTTCGGGGAAACGGCGGTTGTGCACCGCCGGGGCCGGTGCTGTGCCCGAGGGGAACCCGGTCGTCAGACGCCCGCTTCCCCCGGCTCCTCGGGGGTGTCCGGCGCCGCGTCGGCACGGGCCAGAGCCTCGTCCACGCTCTCCGATATCGGCACCGTGATGCTGACGCCCGTCAGGTCGAGGATGCGGCGTACGGCGGACGTCGGGCTGATGACGTGCACGCTGCCGGCGGTCTTACGGGTCTCCTGGTACACACGGAGGATGATGTTCATCCCCGACGAGTCCATGAAGGGGACGGACGACAGGTCGAGCAGGAAGTGCCGTCGGCCGTGGTGGAGTTGGTTGGCCAGATGAGCCTGGAACTCGGTCGCGGTGTCGACGTCCAGGTAGCCGTCGACCGTGATCAGGGCCACGTCCTCGCGGGGCAGCTCGACTTCCACGGACAGCGGATTCTGGGCGAGGGGCACGAATACCTCCAACAAAAGCTACGGCCTGGTCAGGTCACCTCTCAGGGGTGACCGCGGTACGGGGCGACGCCGGTCATGGGGCGGGCTCGGATGCCGTGTCTCATGTGCCTCCCTTCGTCACCGGGCTCCGTTTTCACCGCGCCCCCGCGATTACCCCGGAAACCGCACCCCATTCCCCCTGCCCCGAACCTCTCCGGGATCCGCCGCTCCGCGTCGTACGGTGGCAGGGGTGTGCGCCGAATGCGCGTGCGGCGGGAGGGTAATTGCTGCTGTGGAGCCGGGTGGGCGGGAACCGTCCGCCGGGGGATCCGCGAACCGCACATCGCGAGGGAGGATGGAACAGCGTGGCCATCGACAGAATCTGGTCGTACGCGCCGGACAGCGGGCACGTCGAGGGGCAGGACCTGACCGGGTTCACCGTCGCCGCGACCGACGGCACGATCGGGCACCTGGACCGCGAGGCCGCCCCGCACGGCATGCGGCACCTGGTCGTCGACACCGGAGTCTGGGTGTTCGGCCGCAGCGTGCTGGTGCCGGCCGGAGTCGTCAACGGCATCGACACACAGGCCCGGAAGATCACACTGGCCTGCACCAGGGGAGACGCGAAGGAGGCCCCGCGCTTCCAGACGGACAGCGAGACCAGGGACCGGGAGTATCTGACGGCCGTGGGCGACTACTACGACCGGCTGCCGCCCCGTGAGGCGACCCCGGTCTGAGCGATCATGAGCCGGTCACGGGCGCGCCGCGCCCGTGACGCTCCCGGCTCACCAGGGCAGGAACACGTGCACGTCCTTGCCGCGCTCGTCGGCCACCACGCTGACCTGGTCGCACAGGGTGTGGATCAGGTGCCAGCCGATGCCGCCGCCACCGCTGCGCGGATCGAAGGGCCGCGGGGCGGGTTCCGTGCTGCTGGTGTCGTGCATCATCACGTGCACCCCGTCGAAGGTCCGGCGCATCCGCAGCGCGAACGGACCAGGGGCGTACTGCACCGCGTTGGCGGCCAGTTCCGTCACCACCAGCAGGATGTCGTCCCAGTACTCGGGGGCAGAGGGCGGGGAGGATCGTGCCAGGTCACGCAAGAACCCCTCCGCGGCCAGCCGCGCACCGGTCACGTCGTGCGGCTCGCCCACGAAGCTGTTCGTGCGGCTCGGGATGTCCTCGGAGGTCAGTGCGTCGTCCCCACGCGGCTCGGTTGACATATCGCCTTTCCGGCCCGGTCGTCAGCAAGGGCTGTCGTCAGGGCTGTCGTCCTTTCTCTTGCGTCGCCACTGTCGTGTTCCCGTGCGAGCGCGGACTACGCGTCCGGTCCGCGTTCAACGGAACACGTTGTCCGAGTCGTCCCAGTGCGCAGGATCCTCCGGGGCGCCCGTCCGCCCGGGCCTGCGGCGCGACTCGTACATCGCGTCGATCTCGGCCGCGCAGTGCCGCACGATCTCGTCCCTGCGCAGCTTCATCGACGGCGTCAGCAGCCCGTTGGTCACGTCGAACGGCTCCGGCAGGACCCGGAACACCCGGATCGACTCCGACCGCGACACGGCGCTGTTGGCCGCGGCCACGGCCCGCGCCACCTCCTCCCGCAGCGCGTTCTCCTCCCGCGCCTCCCGCATCTCGCCCTGCAGCGCCAGCGCCGCCCGCCAGTGCGCCAGGAAATCCGGATCCAGCGTGATCAGGGCGCCGACACAGGGCCGGTTGTCGCCCACCACCACCGCCTGATGGATGAGCGGATGCATCCGCAGCCGCTGCTCCAGCGAGGTCGGGGCGACGCTCTTGCCGCTGCTCGTGATGATGATGTCCTTCTTGCGGCCGGTGATCGTCAGATAGCCCTCCGAGTCCAGCCGCCCGAGGTCACCGGTGGCCAGCCAGCCGCCGCGCAGCGCGGCCCGGGTGCCGGCGTCGTCGCCCACGTATCCCTGGAACACCGACGGGCCCCGCACCAGGATCTCCCCGTCGTCGGCGACCTGGATCTCCGTGCCGGGCAGGGCCTGCCCCACGGTCCCGGACTTCTCCCGCCCCAGCGGCTGCATCGTCACCCCGCCGCTGGTCTCCGTCAGGCCGTAGCCGTCGTTCACATAGATGCCGATGCCCTCGTAGAAGAGGGACAGGTCGCGGCTGAGGGGAGAACCGCCGGAGGTCGCCCGCCGCACCCGGCCGCCCAGCGCGGCCCGCAGCCTGCGGTACACCGTGCGGTCGTAGAGGGCGTGCTGCAGCCGCAGATCGAAACCGGGTCCGCGGCCCCGGCCCAGCCGCTGGCGTTCCAGGGCCGCGGCGAAGTCCCGCGCCGTCTCGGCGGCCCGCTCGAACAGCCCGCCGTGCCCCTCCTGCTGCGCCGTGCGCAGGAAGTTCTTGTAGATCTTCTCGAAGACCGAGGGGACCGCGTAGAAGTACGTGGGACGGAAGGAGCGCAGCGCCGAGAACAGCGCCTCCCCGCCGAGATCGGCCTGGTGCCCCATCAGCAGCCCGCCGCGCACGCACAGGCCCTGGATCATGAGCCCGTACACATGGGAGAAGGGCAGGAACGCCAGCACGGAGCCCTGCTCCCCACGCGCTGCCGCAGTCTGCCCCCAGCCGGCCAGCAGCGTGTCGCAGGGCCCGGCCAGATTGCGATGGCTCAGGGCGCAGCCGAGGGCATGGCCGGTCGTGCCGGAGGTGTAGGCGATGACGGCCGTGGAGTCCGGCAGCACGATGCGGCGCATCGAGTCGACCGTGGCGATCGGCACGGACTCCCCGCGCACCGCCAGATCCTCCAGCGCCCCCGCGTCCAGCTGCCAGACGTGGCCCAGCAGCGGCAGCGCCGCGCACACCGAGCCGACGGTCATCACGCCCTGCTCGTCCTCCACCACCACGGCCACACAGCCGGAGTCCCGCAGGATCCACTCCACCTGGTCGCGCGACGACGACGGATAGACCGGGACGACCTCGGCGCCCACGGCCCAGAGCGCGTAGCACAGGACCGTCCACTCGTACCGGGTGCGCGCCATGATCGCCACGCGATGGCCCGGCGCGATCCCGGACGCGATCAACCCCTTGGCCACGTCCACGACTTCGTCGCGCAGCTCGATCGCCGTCACCTCCTCCCAGACGGCGGAGGCGGGGTCGGTGCGGCGGGCGAGCATCGGCCGGGTGGGTTCGCGGTCCGCCGTCTCGAAGACGCTGTCGGCGAGCCCGCCGGTCAGGGGCGAGAAGGCCGGTGGAGCGAGGGCCGTGTCGCGCATGCACTGCTCCTGACGTGTACGGGGTGTGACATTGCCGACGGGTACTGTCATCGGCGGTGCTCGAATGTAGTCGAGTCGGGACCCTTCGGGGTCGGGAAATACGGAAGTGACACCGCTGATGATCTCGGCGTGATCGAGGGAGGGGCAGGACGAAGGGGCGGGGCGGCTCAGCCCTGGGTGTGGCGCACGCACGCGGTGACGACGTCCCGCAGGCTGCCCGTGCGCTCCATCAGCTCGCGCTGCACCGTCGCTCCGTTGCCCTCCCGCAGCAGTTCCTCACAGGCGGACCGGGCACGGTCGAAGTCACCGGTGTCCTCGAGGGCCGGGCCGACATGGTCCAGCAGGGCACGCACGACTGCCTCGGCGGGCATGCGCCGCATGGTCGCGGGGTGCAGCAGCTCGCCCGTCAGACCGGACCGGGCGGCCTGCCAGTAGGCCAGCCGCAGCAGGCTGACGCTGTGGTCGAGGGGCTCCCGGCCCGCCCGCCACTCGCGTGCCGCGGTCTCGACGA of the Streptomyces koelreuteriae genome contains:
- a CDS encoding STAS domain-containing protein — encoded protein: MPEHEADGQLATPTREVRDFLHRRREQIAQRWADEPLFRTVFTVSRDEAVEAGKAVVDALARVADSDQVEDPDSAGFSAVREQLARMGAARSRAGLSNTQVSSELAALRPPVENLLVADLEQAPPEHLRACSTAFAVLMGTLRLVAMQTALSEWEALSDRQRLQLMEVATPVIRLWDGIVAVPLIGTLDSARSQVVMETLLDAVVDQHARFAILDITGVPTVDSLVAQHLMKTVAAARLMGAECIVSGIRPAIAQTIVHLGLDLDVITRANLADALGYALHQLGADIVNAGAGQR
- a CDS encoding PRC-barrel domain containing protein — protein: MAIDRIWSYAPDSGHVEGQDLTGFTVAATDGTIGHLDREAAPHGMRHLVVDTGVWVFGRSVLVPAGVVNGIDTQARKITLACTRGDAKEAPRFQTDSETRDREYLTAVGDYYDRLPPREATPV
- a CDS encoding ATP-binding SpoIIE family protein phosphatase, with the translated sequence MPRVWDVPVRDSTRVRDARVAAEDAAALAGLDERRTAAAALVATELATNLLKHAEGGQVLIDVVARPVLREGREEPRVVQIAAIDHGPGIADVPAALRDGFSTTRSLGAGLGTCLRLADDFGLHSRPGRGTVAVARVGTASRGDGTPAGPAVRVWADGASGSWGDMPGPGLPGGAVPGWSGGGPGNGGVLGNEAGNEAGNGPWSRPAPGVRAGGVNIPYAGADCSGDAWAWVRAGERMTLMLADGLGHGPDAARASSAAVAALHRWAHLSPAEALRQLHDALKGTRGAAVALAQLDLRAGRLRFAGIGNVGARLHMDGTWRHLLSRPGIVGVHRPGTLREEEADWGDDRLLILHTDGLPSRWTPPSDPGPPLADPAVTAAVTIRDASSPARPVRDDTAVAVLTPTPPDRP
- a CDS encoding STAS domain-containing protein translates to MPLAQNPLSVEVELPREDVALITVDGYLDVDTATEFQAHLANQLHHGRRHFLLDLSSVPFMDSSGMNIILRVYQETRKTAGSVHVISPTSAVRRILDLTGVSITVPISESVDEALARADAAPDTPEEPGEAGV
- a CDS encoding AMP-dependent synthetase/ligase, translated to MRDTALAPPAFSPLTGGLADSVFETADREPTRPMLARRTDPASAVWEEVTAIELRDEVVDVAKGLIASGIAPGHRVAIMARTRYEWTVLCYALWAVGAEVVPVYPSSSRDQVEWILRDSGCVAVVVEDEQGVMTVGSVCAALPLLGHVWQLDAGALEDLAVRGESVPIATVDSMRRIVLPDSTAVIAYTSGTTGHALGCALSHRNLAGPCDTLLAGWGQTAAARGEQGSVLAFLPFSHVYGLMIQGLCVRGGLLMGHQADLGGEALFSALRSFRPTYFYAVPSVFEKIYKNFLRTAQQEGHGGLFERAAETARDFAAALERQRLGRGRGPGFDLRLQHALYDRTVYRRLRAALGGRVRRATSGGSPLSRDLSLFYEGIGIYVNDGYGLTETSGGVTMQPLGREKSGTVGQALPGTEIQVADDGEILVRGPSVFQGYVGDDAGTRAALRGGWLATGDLGRLDSEGYLTITGRKKDIIITSSGKSVAPTSLEQRLRMHPLIHQAVVVGDNRPCVGALITLDPDFLAHWRAALALQGEMREAREENALREEVARAVAAANSAVSRSESIRVFRVLPEPFDVTNGLLTPSMKLRRDEIVRHCAAEIDAMYESRRRPGRTGAPEDPAHWDDSDNVFR
- a CDS encoding STAS domain-containing protein; the protein is MSDAYLRPATGHVPVLRLGDVLLVTLQGDLHDSTAQQLQQDLAETISRTGVRGVLIDISGVEIVDSFLGRVLAEIAAQAKLLAARTVVAGMRPAVAITLVELGLTLPGLRTALSAEAGLELLSRRTPVTGPGGGRQESP
- a CDS encoding ATP-binding protein — encoded protein: MSTEPRGDDALTSEDIPSRTNSFVGEPHDVTGARLAAEGFLRDLARSSPPSAPEYWDDILLVVTELAANAVQYAPGPFALRMRRTFDGVHVMMHDTSSTEPAPRPFDPRSGGGGIGWHLIHTLCDQVSVVADERGKDVHVFLPW
- a CDS encoding PP2C family protein-serine/threonine phosphatase gives rise to the protein MMRTWQITTVTDAARARIALARLAAAYGVSTVERTRLATALSAQLRQCLTKGGTWLLTMDLAGSPAEEGLLHAVVTPSPEASAAAGEPPWEVTVPCPEAARAGESGTVADDPAALAEALLGADEDTAVVLDKLTEQEDLVSFHREELHQTNQGVLALHAELDAAGRAQREAFAAERSARNEAESARRRLTFLADASAVLTTSLNHEEIVRRLPDLLVPEYARSVDIWLFDHEDDRHGSAPHPAAAVVAARTGRPQYAADHPGGLPGVEDQPPSVLDPGRPLLCVPLPTRRAPLGVLTLSPPGARWDPDDAVMLIELTRRASIAIDNARRFEHNRDIAETLQRALLTDLPTTPGLSLAARYLPATHGMNIGGDWYDAFRQRDGGLITVIGDVTGHGLHAAVMMSQLRTALRAYAVDGDSPGRLLTRLHRFLHHLQPDLYATAVIARFHPDEPTLTWAAAGHPPPVLRLPDGTVRTLDAKPGAMLGIPLTQEIADHTEQVEPGSTLALYTDGLVERRAQGIDPGIARLATALGGFRSAELDADLEGSADRILHPLLSDSERDDDVCLLLCHLQGDTAS
- a CDS encoding anti-sigma regulatory factor: MHTAAGVEACLPIRSDLDLVWVRQHVRQAAARLGFGLVAQTKLVTAASELARNTLVHGGGGQMEATRVGSAGAQGLRLSFTDEGPGIADLDRALCDGYTSGGGLGMGLSGARRLVHDFHIDSTPGDGTTVRVTCWVAQPPRPREEA